One Gloeothece verrucosa PCC 7822 DNA window includes the following coding sequences:
- a CDS encoding UvrD-helicase domain-containing protein: MELSKYQKQIIDWLLNGKGNACCNAVAGSGKSTTLRLAAQALKDAGVSPANIKIIVFGKANSQDLIAKFGPAWKNSICTLHSAGYSLIKKELDIRNPRDAKINIDKYRKIAQGLNLVAYRIKKQMRQGTLRRTRAIAHDSDFIDIVHKVRMTNQKPTPEIVEDLCAHFEITDIFKFDVVASAVQKCLRQGEEQAINNSIFDFTDQIWLPVKWNVEDSPWFKPYKFVLVDECQDLNAAQLKLALMLAGSTGRMLFVGDPRQAIMGFAGADCDSYYKIVEETKAIELPLSLCYRCPKTHVALVNKIFPEIPIEAHPNAKTGTILEARENDLAQYLEPDDLILSRKTNPLVVLCIQLLAQGMSAKIKGRDIGKIIKNELEEIARIPGFDYQEFNDFFNMYTDAKIGRLKGMDNSEKLIEDTRDRLSALHTIYTSRPEANSINDLIISIDELFSDENSSIILSTCHRAKGLEANRVFILNPGDMPMTWENQLDWQETQEHNLLYVALTRSKQDLFIIRAETVKDGDIYWFNFSEDVSEEPITVFSEDVSESPSEEPITVFSEDVSESRSEEPLRSSTLSFRNYIAVKIRKLNENTKQELLESVKKLHQRIQEQSSRQAGEKTTKPN, encoded by the coding sequence ATGGAATTAAGCAAATATCAAAAACAGATCATCGATTGGCTACTAAACGGGAAGGGAAACGCCTGCTGTAACGCCGTAGCTGGAAGCGGAAAATCGACCACATTGCGATTAGCTGCCCAAGCCCTCAAGGACGCGGGAGTCAGCCCCGCCAATATTAAAATCATCGTATTCGGCAAGGCCAACTCTCAAGACCTGATCGCCAAATTTGGGCCCGCTTGGAAAAATTCTATTTGTACCCTTCACAGCGCGGGCTACAGCTTAATCAAAAAAGAGCTAGATATCCGAAATCCCAGGGACGCTAAGATTAACATTGATAAATACAGAAAAATAGCCCAAGGGCTGAACCTTGTAGCTTACAGAATTAAAAAACAAATGAGACAGGGAACTTTACGAAGAACGCGAGCGATCGCTCACGATTCCGACTTTATAGATATTGTTCATAAAGTAAGAATGACCAATCAAAAACCCACTCCAGAAATCGTTGAAGACTTATGCGCTCATTTTGAAATCACTGATATTTTTAAATTTGATGTAGTTGCTTCTGCTGTTCAAAAATGTCTGAGACAAGGAGAAGAACAAGCCATCAATAATTCGATATTTGATTTTACTGATCAGATTTGGTTACCGGTAAAATGGAATGTTGAGGATAGCCCTTGGTTTAAGCCTTATAAATTTGTCCTGGTGGATGAGTGCCAGGATTTAAACGCCGCTCAACTAAAGTTAGCGTTAATGTTAGCTGGTAGCACTGGACGGATGCTTTTTGTTGGAGACCCAAGACAAGCTATCATGGGCTTTGCGGGTGCTGACTGCGACAGTTATTATAAAATTGTCGAAGAAACTAAAGCCATTGAACTACCCTTGAGCCTGTGTTATCGTTGTCCTAAAACCCATGTAGCTTTAGTCAACAAAATATTTCCTGAAATTCCTATAGAAGCTCATCCAAATGCGAAAACAGGAACAATTTTAGAAGCTAGAGAAAATGACTTAGCGCAATACTTAGAGCCAGATGATTTAATTTTAAGCCGCAAAACCAACCCGCTAGTTGTTTTATGTATCCAGCTTCTAGCTCAAGGTATGTCGGCTAAAATCAAGGGTCGGGATATTGGAAAAATCATTAAAAATGAGCTTGAGGAAATTGCTAGAATTCCTGGCTTTGATTATCAAGAATTTAATGATTTTTTTAATATGTATACAGACGCAAAAATTGGCAGGTTGAAGGGAATGGACAATTCAGAAAAATTGATAGAAGATACCAGAGACCGGCTATCTGCACTTCACACGATTTATACCTCGCGCCCTGAAGCTAACAGTATTAATGATTTAATAATTTCTATCGACGAGCTATTCTCAGATGAGAACAGTTCAATTATTTTATCCACTTGTCACCGGGCAAAAGGGCTTGAAGCGAACAGGGTTTTCATCCTTAACCCTGGAGATATGCCCATGACTTGGGAAAACCAACTAGATTGGCAGGAAACACAAGAACATAACCTGCTCTATGTTGCTTTAACCCGCTCAAAGCAGGATTTGTTTATCATTCGTGCAGAAACCGTCAAGGACGGGGATATTTACTGGTTTAACTTCTCAGAGGATGTCTCAGAGGAACCTATCACCGTCTTCTCAGAGGATGTCTCAGAGAGTCCCTCAGAGGAACCTATCACCGTCTTCTCAGAGGATGTCTCAGAGAGTCGCTCAGAGGAACCTTTAAGATCGTCTACCCTTTCTTTCAGAAACTATATCGCAGTCAAGATCAGGAAACTCAATGAAAATACTAAACAGGAGCTTCTCGAATCTGTAAAGAAGCTACATCAAAGGATACAAGAACAATCCAGCCGCCAAGCCGGCGAAAAAACCACCAAACCAAATTAA